The following coding sequences are from one bacterium SCSIO 12741 window:
- a CDS encoding PspC domain-containing protein, which produces MIDRIQAFFEKQAFGVCEYMGEKFGIRTSSIRKFFIYSSFIAVGSPVIIYLILAFLLENKKYFRQNHHSIWDL; this is translated from the coding sequence ATGATCGATCGTATACAGGCATTCTTCGAAAAACAGGCATTTGGTGTCTGTGAGTATATGGGCGAGAAATTTGGAATCCGCACTTCGTCGATTCGCAAATTTTTCATCTACAGCTCTTTTATTGCAGTTGGCTCACCGGTCATCATTTACCTCATTCTGGCCTTTTTGCTGGAGAACAAAAAATATTTTAGGCAAAATCAC
- a CDS encoding DUF2851 family protein — MKETDLYRIWEYGLLQPNLQTLDQKQLRIFNPGTRNHLSGPDYSNARIAFDGHTWAGQVEIHVKSSDWFRHGHHHDPSYQSIVLHVVYDQDKTIPELEQRGIPTLELKSYLPEQSLSAHSALDAKLSIPCSRQIDQVPSSIWEDWKLDLLNQRLKRKSERIERWLVSGNYDWGQVFHIAMARSLGYSSNGEAMEQLANRVPIQWIRRSRATLEEVQAWFLGASGWLDHLSDSPQKQRYITLFQYAQRKYSIVPIEKKVWKSGGVRPENSPIHRILQCAEIAHHWSGKPLLDMSSELDLDDWVSFFLGSGSYSKSLKSHLLINAWVPILYCFRLYQHGKVSNSVFQEFFQLPAELNRITKRWKKLAMPLTHAGDSQAILELEEHYCSQKKCLFCSSGKYLLHK, encoded by the coding sequence ATGAAAGAAACCGACCTTTACCGTATTTGGGAATACGGATTGTTGCAGCCCAATCTACAAACCCTTGATCAGAAACAACTACGCATTTTTAATCCCGGTACCCGAAATCATCTTTCCGGTCCTGATTACTCCAATGCCCGAATAGCCTTTGATGGCCACACCTGGGCCGGGCAAGTAGAGATTCACGTCAAATCCAGTGATTGGTTTAGGCATGGTCACCATCACGATCCATCCTACCAGAGCATCGTACTACATGTAGTATACGATCAGGATAAAACCATTCCGGAGCTCGAGCAACGAGGTATTCCGACCTTGGAGCTCAAATCTTATTTGCCTGAGCAAAGCCTTTCTGCCCATTCAGCTTTGGATGCCAAGTTGTCCATTCCCTGCTCCAGGCAGATCGATCAGGTGCCTTCATCCATTTGGGAAGATTGGAAGCTTGACTTGCTCAATCAACGACTAAAACGAAAGTCCGAGCGAATTGAACGTTGGTTGGTTTCCGGTAATTATGATTGGGGGCAGGTTTTTCATATAGCTATGGCCCGTTCATTGGGGTATTCATCCAATGGGGAGGCCATGGAGCAATTGGCCAATCGGGTACCCATTCAATGGATCCGGCGATCGAGAGCTACACTCGAAGAAGTTCAAGCTTGGTTTTTAGGAGCGTCGGGTTGGTTGGATCATCTATCCGATTCGCCACAAAAGCAGCGATACATTACCCTGTTTCAATATGCTCAAAGAAAATATTCCATCGTTCCCATAGAGAAGAAGGTATGGAAATCGGGTGGAGTTCGGCCCGAAAACAGTCCTATACATCGAATTCTTCAATGCGCCGAAATCGCTCATCATTGGTCTGGTAAGCCCTTATTGGACATGAGCTCCGAGCTCGATTTAGACGATTGGGTGTCCTTCTTTTTAGGTAGTGGGAGCTATTCAAAAAGCCTCAAGAGTCACCTCCTCATTAATGCCTGGGTCCCCATTCTTTATTGCTTTAGGCTTTATCAACATGGGAAGGTTTCAAATTCCGTATTTCAGGAGTTCTTTCAATTACCGGCAGAGCTCAACCGAATTACCAAAAGATGGAAGAAGCTCGCTATGCCACTAACTCATGCTGGAGATTCGCAAGCCATACTCGAATTGGAGGAACACTATTGTTCGCAAAAAAAATGCTTATTTTGCAGTTCAGGAAAATACTTGTTACACAAATGA